TCGCTCAGGTCATTGTCAAGAACAATCGAGCCATCGGCGTCGCCTTGGAAAACGGCGACGAAATCTACGCTGACGCCGTCGCCTCCAGCCTGGACCCCAAACTGACCTTCCTCAAACTGGTAGACCCGAAGCAGCTGCCAACCGATCTGGTCGCATCCATCCACAAATTCAACACACGCGGCTCATCCGGCAAAGTCAATCTGGCCCTGGATGTCCTGCCCGACCTGACCTGTATGCCCGGCCCCGGCCGCCACCTGGCCGGGGCGATCTCCATCAGCCCCAGCATAGATTACATCGAGCGGGCGTATGATGAGGCGAAATATGGCGAGTTTAGTCAACGGCCGTACATAGACTGCATCCTCCCCTCCGTCATAGACCCGGGCATGGCCCCACCCGGCAAACACGTCATGTCCTGCTTTGTGCAATATGCCCCCTACGACCTTAACGGCGGTTGGAACGATGCCAGGCGCGAAGCGTTCGGCGATGCGGTAATTGACACCCTAAGCCAATACATGCCCAACCTGAAGAACATCATCCTCCACCGGCAAGTGCTGACGCCGCTGGACATCGAGGAGATGATCGGGCTGTCGCAGGGCAACATCTTCCAGGGGGAATTGAGCCTATCGCAGTTATTTTTCTTACGGCCGGCGGCCGGCTGGGCCAAATACCGCACGCCCATCAAAGGGTACTGGCAGTGCGGCTCCGGCACGCACCCTGGCGGCGGCATTATGGGCGCGCCAGGACAGTTGGCGGCGCTGGAAATGTTAAAAGATGGCTGACACACTGCGCCAGCAGTGTGCAGACAACCGTTTGGCGCTATAATCTCTATCCCGGTTATTTGGGGTAACCTGACCTACAAAAATATAGGAGAAAGACAGCTATGAATAAACATGATGTGCAACTGCTGCAACAATTCCGTGGCTACCCGGCCATCAGCATCTTGCTGCCAACGCACCGCACCTCCCCGGACAATCGCCAGGATCCTATCCGGGTGCGTAACCTGGTTCTGGAAGCGGGCAACCGGCTGCTGCAAGAGTTCAGCAAACGCGAAATGGAGACCATACTCGCCCGTCTGGAGCAGGCGGCCAACGAGATTGATTATCGCGGCACGCTAGATGGCCTGGCGATCTTTGTCAACCAGGACATTAGCCGCATCTTGTACCTGCCGTTTACCTTAAATGAGCGCGTTGTGATTGATGAGACCTTTGCCACCCGCGACCTGGTCTACGCGCTCAATCGTACCACCCGTTACTGGGTATTGGCCCTCAGCGAAAATTCGACTCGCCTGTTTGAAGGTGTGCGTGAAGAATTAATTGAAATTCGTGAAGAAGGCTTCCCGCTGGTCCATACTGGCGCAACCAGAGGCAAAGCCGTGCCCACCGATCCGGCGGTCCAGGCGTCGGCTTACCGGGATGAACGCCACCGCCAGTTTTTCCGCCAGGTGGACGAGGCGTTTAAGCCATTTTACACCGACGATGAACTGCCCCTGGTTGTGGTGGGGGTGGACCGCTACCTGGCCTTCTTCCAAGAGGTGACGGCGCGCCCCGGCGCAGTCGCGGCAACCTTACAGGGCAACTACGACAAAGCCGCCCCACATGAATTGGGCAAATTGGTCTGGCCGCTGATGGAGGAAGTCGAAACGCAGCGGCGGTTGGAATACCTGGATGTATTGGGGCGAGCCGTCGGGCAGCGGAAGTTTGTCTCCACGGCCGAACAGGTGTGGCGGTTGGCGCAAGAAGGGCGCGGCCGGCTGCTGCTGGTGGAGCAGGATTTCCACTTTCCTGGGCGTCTCAGTGAAGACGGCCGTCTCCTTTTTGCCGCCGACGACCCCACTGCGCCAGATGTAATGACCGACGCCGTGAATGAGATTATTGAGATGGTTTTGTCCAAGCAGGGGCAGGTCGTCTTTGTGGACAATGGGCAGTTAGAACAGCATCAGCGCATTGCGCTGGTGCTGCGTTATTAAACTGCAAAACAGACCTGACAGTTCTCAGAGAGCTGTCAGGTCTGACAGAGTCGCGAAGCGGTAGCCACGCTTTTTCAGGGCGGGCACAACCCGGCGCAGCACCTCCACCGTGCCTTCCCGGTCGCAGCATCCATCGTGCAGCACAATGATAGACCCCGGCTGCACGTTGCCCAAAATGTAACCGGTGGCAAATTCAACAGAGTGGAACTGGGCGTCGTAAGGGTAAATGGAACCGACAACGCAGCGGTAGCGATACGGCCGTATCTGCTCCAACATGCGCGTATTATAAAAGCCCGAACCGGGCCGGAACCAGCGTACCGGCCCAAACGGGGCAATCAGCGCGTGGGTTTCCGCCAATTGACGGTCAAATTCGCCGGCGTCCAGAGTGATGGAACGCTGGTCACTCATCAGGTGATTGCCCAGTTCGTGCCCCTCGGCTACGATGCGGCGCATCACTGCCTCATTGCCGGGGACCTGGCTGCCGATAATGAAAAAGGTGGCGGGCACTTGCAGCTCGGCCAGCGCGTCTAAAATCTCCGGCGTCAGCTCATCGTGGGGGCCATCATCAATTGTCAGAGCGATGACTTTGTCGTGGGGGTCGGCGCGGAACAGCACCTCATCGGAAGTTTGCTCCTCTAACAGACGCGAAAAGAGCCGGGCCTTGAAGAAAAAGCCAGCGGCGGCGGCGGCGCTGAGGACGCTAAGAAGTAAAAAAGTGCTTTTTGTTCGGCGCATGATCATTAACCAACTGTTTATGGGGGACAATCAACGGGTTACGGATCATTGTTGACGGTTGTCGGCTGATTGTTGGTCTTGCACCAGCAGGCGGCGCAAGACCTTGCCAATAAAGGATTTGGGCAGTTCCTCGCGGAACTCAATGTCCCAGGGCACAGCGTAAGGGTCCAGACGGCGGCGGCACAGGTCTAACAGTTCCTCTTTGTTGATGTTGGCCCCGGGGCGGGGGACAACAAACGCCTTCACTTTTTGCCCTTCTTCGGCGCGACCAATACCCACGACGGCCACCTCTAAAACGCGCGGATTTTCGTATAGTACCTCCTCCACGTCGCGGGGAAACACGGTGTATTCGCCGAAGACAATGGTGTCTTTTTTGCGGCTGATAATGCGGAAGTAGCCGTCTTCGTCTTGCACGGCCACGTCGCCTGTGTCCAGCCAGCCATCATCCAGGACGATGGCGTTATCCAAAGTGCCATCGGCCTGCCAGTAGCCCTGCATCACTTGCGGACCGCGTATGACCAGCTCGCCGATCTGCCCAACGGGGAGATCTTCACCAGTAATGAAGCTGATGATTTTGGCGTCGGTGTTGGGCAGCGGCACGCCAATGGAGCCAGGTTTGCGCAAGCCATAAAGCGGGTTGGCGTGCGTGACGGGCGAGGCTTCGGTGAGGCCGTAGCCTTCGACGAGACGACCGTGACTCAGCTTCTCGAACGCCTCTTGCACCTCAACGGGCAGTGGGGCCGCGCCGCTGATGCACGCCTTCACACTGGACAGACCATAACTGCGCACGTCGGGCGTCTGGTTAATTGCCATGTACATGGAAGGCACGCCGGGAAACATCGTTACTTTGTGGTCGCGGATATGCTCTAGCACCTGGGGGGTGTCGAAGACGGGCAGCAGAACCAGAGTGGCGGCCACGGCAATGGGCACGCTCATGGCGCTGATGAGACCATAGCTGTGCAGCAGCGGCACGACGGAGAGAAAGACTTCCTGGCCGTAAGTCAGGTCGGGGACCCAGTGGCGGGTTTGCAGGGTATTGGCGACCAGGTTGTGATGGGTGAGCGCGACGCCTTTGGACAGGCCGGTAGTGCCGCTGGTGTAGAGGATGGCGGCCAGGTCATCGGGCTGCACTTCGATGCCCAACGGTGTGATGGGAGCGTCCTGACGCACGGTGAACATGCGCTGGCCGACTTCGCGGGCAATGGCTTTATGCCGCTCTTCGTCATCGGCAATGCCAAAGCGGGCGATGAGTTTCTGGTAGACGGCGTGGGAAACGGCCGTGCGTAAATCGGCAAATATGAACTCGTTCAGGCCGGTCATCTGCTTGATGGCCTGGGCCAACTGGCTGAAGCTGTGGACTGTTACCAGCACTTTGGGCTGCGTTTCGCGCACCTGGCGGATGATGGTGGTGGTGTCGGCTTCGGCGTTGGGCAGCACCACCACGCCGCCGGCGCGCAGCACGCCGTAAAAGGCCACCACCATCTGCGGCATGTTGGGCAGGATGATCATCACCCGGTCGCCGGGACGCACCCCTAAGCCGTGAAAGACGTGGCTCATCTGGTTGACCTGCTCGTTGAGTTCTTTGTAGGTAAGCTGCGAGCCGTAGAAGTGGATGGCCGGGCGGCGCGGCAGCCAATGGGCGGCGCTTTCCAGAAAGTCGGGCAACGGCCGTTTGGGTATCGGGATGGATGGGGGTGTGCCGGGGCTGTAACTTTTGAGCCAGATACGGCCGTGCAGCGGATTATCCCGGCTAATGGCGTCGCGCCAGGTTCGCGGACGGCCGTCGGCGAACCGTTCGATGGCCCGGGTGACAGCCTGATGGCGCTCTAACTGCACCTTGTGTTTGGCCGATCCCACGTCAATCACTTCGGCATCGGGGATCATCTTGCCTACGTCTTCAAAGACGCGGCGCGGGAAATAATTGTCCCGTTCGCCGGTGATAATCAGCGTGGGCGTGCTGATGTTGCGCATCAGCGACCAGCCCTGCCAATGCTGCATATTATTGGCCATCATATTTTTGACGACGTGGATTTCGGCGTCGAAGCGAGTGCGATATTTCCAGAACGGCCGCAGCCAGTTCAACGGCAGCTTCAGCAGCCACTTGGCAAACCAGGGCAGCGGGTACTCTCCGGCCGTAGCGATGAGAACCAGCTTTTCTAACTGCTCCGGGTGGGCGTTGGCGTATTCCACGGCAATCGAACCGCCAAAGGAGTGGGCCACCAACGTAAACTGCTCCGGCAGCTTGAGCCTCTGGGTGATGGCGTATAGATCGGCGACCAGTTCGTCCATGGTATAGCGCGTATAAGGCGCATCGCTTTGCCCGTGTCCGCGCAAATCGGGGGCGACGACGCGGTAGTTGTGGCTGGCAAAATAATTGATCTGAAACTCCCACGATTCCAGCACGCCAGCGTAGCCGTGCAGAAATAGAATGGTGCGCTCGGCCCCTTCCGGCCATAAGTCCAGCACGCTCAATTCGGCGTCGGCGACGCCGGGGATGGGCACGCTGCGTCGGTAGAGATCATAATCGAATACAATGTCGCGTCGTTTGACGCCGCGGAGTTTCTTTTTCATGAGGCGCACCTGTCAGTTGGGTATGTCACCCGATTATACAAAGGAGGCTGCGTTCCACCAATTCAGACTGTAGTTGTAACTGCTTGTCATCTGCGGCAGCGCGGACATGGGCCGGTGAATGTGGTATAGTAACGGGCCAGGAGATATGTCATGACCAGACCAAACCGAACCGAATTAGACTTGGAAACACACGGCCGTCTTTCCATCCTGGTTGTTGTTGCTGTCGGTTATCTGGTCACGTTTCTGGGCGCCTTTTCTGCCAACGGCTATACCGGCACATGGTTGGAAACCTTTTTGGCGCTGCTGTTTGGGGTGGTTTTTTCCCTGCTTTGCGCCTATGACTGGCTCTTTTTTCATTACGTCCAGGGCGCCTGGAAGAAGCCGTTATACTTTGGCATCCAGCTTGGCCTGCTTTTTGCCATTCAATGGTTGATTGGTCCGGGTGGCATCTGGTTGGTTTCCTTGCCGCTGGCCGGGCTGGCGGTAGAGCATCTGTCGCCGCTGTGGCGTTGGCCGGTTTACCTGGGCATATTGTTCGGCATGTTCGTCTCCATTGGCTTTCGTTATCAGGATTGGCAGTCTGTTTTTTTGTTTACTCTCAGCGTTAGTCCGGCCATCTTTTTTGTGGTGGTTTTTTCGGAGCAGGGGGTGCGTGAACGCACTGCCCGTCAGAAAGCAGAAGAATTGACGGCCGACCTGGAAGAGGCCAACCATCGCTTATCGGCTTATGCCGCGCAGGTGGAGGAGTTGGCAACCACACAGGAGCGCAACCGGCTGGCGCGAGAGATTCATGACAATTTGGGCCATTACCTGACGGTGGTGAATGTGCAAATCGGCGCGGCCAAAGTGCTGTTGGCCCATGAGCCAGAGCGGGCCATGGCCGCTTTGGACAAGGCGCAGGGGTTGACCCAGGAAGGGTTAACGGCCGTGCGTCAATCTGTCAGTTCGCTGCGCGAATCACCGTTGGCTAAACGGCCGTTGCCCCAAGCCATCGCTGCGCTGGTCCAGGAATCCAACAATGCCGGCATCGTCACCGATTTGACCCTTCACGGCGATTACCGCCCTCTGACCCCTCAGACCGAGTTAACGCTCTACCGCGTGGCCCAGGAAGGGCTGACCAATATCCGCAAACATGCCCGCGCTTCCCGCGCCAATCTGACGCTGGATTATGCCAACCCGGAGCAGGTGCAGTTGATGGTGGCCGACAATGGTTTGGGCGCAGCCGCTGCCGGCAGCGGGTTTGGGCTGCTGGGCATACGGGAGCGAGTGCTGCTGCTGAACGGCGATATGGAGATAGAAACGGCCGTCAACCACGGCTTTTGCCTGCGCGTCACCATTCCTAAGTGATCATCTAGAAATTACATGGCCCAGATTGGACCAATCTCCAAGATTGGTCCAATCTAAAAAACAGGAAGTTATTCTTAGACGATTACTAAGAGGTAGGAGCCGTTAACCGAAGTCCGTATTCCGTTTTCCGATGGCATTTATCCAGCAATTCCAATTATCAACCTGCTCGTAGGGGCGGGACAGTCGGGCCAATGTCTCGGCCATTCTCCAACACCTTTGCTCCCGCCTGTCTCGCCCGGTCCAGGCGAAAAAGGGCGAGACGGCGCGGGAAAAAGCCGTTCGCTGCGGTTGTTACCTGCCCGCGCCGTCCCGCCCCTACCACAATTGGAATTGCCGGCATTTATCAGAGGCGACACGCTACGAATACGGATTACGAAGTACGGATTACGTCTACCAGAAGCCTGCCTGAGAAGTAAAATGGGGCACAGATTCACAAAGATTTTGGAGGTTTCATGAGCATTCGCGTATTACTGGTAGATGATCAGGCACTTTTTCGGGAAGGGCTGCGCACCCTTCTTTCGGTCTGGCCAGACCTGGAGGTGGTAGGCGAAGCGGGCAACGGCCAGGAAGCGTTGGTGCTGGCCGCGGCCGTGCGTCCCGACGTGGTTTTGATGGATTTGCGGATGCCGGTTTTAGATGGCGCAGCCGCCACACGCCGCCTGCTGGCCGAGTGGCCCGATACCAAAATCATCGTCCTCACCACGTTTGATGACGACGACCACGTGTTTGATGGCTTGCGCGCCGGGGCGGTGGGCTATTTACTCAAGGATGTGCCCTCGGAGAAATTAGTCGAGGCAATTCGTCTGGCGGCAGAGGGTAAATCCTTTTTGCAGCCGTCTATTGCCGCCAAAGTGGTAGCGGAATTTGCCCGGTTAACGGCCGTACCCCCGGTAACGGCCGTATCTACCTCCCCGTTAGTTGAACCCCTGTCTGACCGCGAACGGGAAATTCTAGCGCTGCTATCCACCGGAGCCAGCAACAAGGAAATCGCCGCGCAGCTTTATATCGCCGAAGGTACTGTGAAGAATCACGTCACCAACATTCTCGGCAAAATGGGCGCGCGTGACCGCACCCAGGCGGCCCTCAAGGCCAAAGAGATGGGCCTCCTTTAAGTTGAAAGACCTGACAGATTTCGCCAACCTGTCAGGTCTTTTGGGTAGTATTCAGTTTTCAGTGCGCGTTTTCCAGAGGTAACACCGACTGAACACTGAACACTGGTCACTGACCACCGATTACGGCTCCTGGCCCTTATAGTCCATACCGTTCTATCGCTTCGTTTAAGATACGGTTAACCAGTTCTTCATAGCTCCAGCCCTCCGCCCTGGCTTCGATGCACAGGTCAGAATATTCCGGGTTCAGGCCGGGCAGGGGATTCACTTCCAGAATGTACGGCTTGTTACCATCATTGGCGTCCAGGCGAAAATCCACGCGGGCAACGTCCAGGCAGCCGGTGACACGAAAAGTAGCGGCCGTCAACCAGTTTAACTCATCCAACATCGCCTGCTCAATTGGCGCCGGGCATAGATAGTGGAAGGTGTGTACCAGTTCGGTCTTGATGCGGCTGGTGTAGATGCCCCCTTCTTCGTCGGGATAGCGAGTCATGTCTATTTCCAGCGGCGGCAGCAGCGAAAGCCCCTTGGAGACACGCTGCGCTTCTTCATCGTCGGGCACGCGCCAGGCGACCGGCGTGGTCAGGTTGCCTACCACGCCTACGGTAATCTCTCGCCCTTCGATAAAGTGTTCGGCCAGCACCGGTTGATCATAACGGTCGAACAATCGGCGTAGCTGGGTCCGCAGTTGGGTCTCGTTCTGCACCACCGATTCGGCGCTGATACCCATGCCGGTGCCTTCGCGGCTCGGTTTGACAAACAAGGGGAATATCAGATCGGCGCTGATGGGTTCGTGAACACGCTCGAAGACCTGAAATTGGGGCGTTGGCAGGCCATGGTAGGTGAGGACACGCTTGGTCATCGGCTTGTCCAGGGTCAGAGCCAACGTGAGGACCTGGGAGCCGGTGTAGGGGATGCGCAGCATTTCCAGGATGGCCGGAACCTGCGCTTCCCGCGAGTCGCCAAAATGGCCTTCACAAATATTAAAGCAAATGTCTGGCTTGAGCCGGACTAAGTTTTCAAACAGGCTTCTGTCCCCTTCCAAAAAGGTGACATCGTGGCCGCCCGATCGGAGAGCGGTCATGATTGACTCGATGGTTGCTTCGGAATCCAAATCGTCCCACATGTCGGGCGACATGCCGGGCAACAAGGGCGCATTTTTTTGAAGGTTTGCCAACAAAGCAACGTGCATTTTATTGTTTTTCTCCTGAAAATTGATTTACATAAAGCGGCAATGTGGTTGCCGCACAAAAATTCACCACAGAGAGCCAACGGGTTTGATAAACCTTCGGCTCTTTGTGGTGCTATCGAATCGCCTGATTCATTTTGCTTTATTCATTGGTTTGTTTGCGTCGCCAGAGGTACAGACCACCGCCGACGGCCGCTATTCCGGCTGCTACCAACCCACCAGCAACCAGGGCATTGTTTGCGCCATCATCTGCGGTTACCGTAGCGGTTTCAGCTTCGGCTGTCGTTGGGGGTTCGGGGGTGGCGGCGGGCTGGAACTCCTCGGTCACGGCCGTTTCTGCCTCAATCGTGGCTGCCGGCAGTTCTGCCTGAACCGCGCTGTCTGGTAAGACGAAAACGGCCGTCGTCCGTCCTGGCACGCTAACCGTACCCGTCGCCGCATCAAAGCTGGATTCAGCCACCAGCGCGTCGGCGGAGTTGAGCAGCACCGGATGCAGTTCCAGGGGCAAATTCACCCAATCAGCCGCGCTGAAGTTGAGCGGATCGTCGTTGGCGTTAAACAGCGTGACGACAAGGGCATAGTTCGAGTCCAGATTCTCCCCTTCCAGGTCCGACAGGCTCATGACAATGACGCCAGGGATTTGCTCTGGCCCGGTGTTGTGAAAACGCAGCCGCGCCTGCACCTCAGCGGCCGTTTGCAGGCGGAAGAGAGGCGAACTGGCGCGAATTTGCAGGAATTCGCGGAAGTGGGCGGCGGAAACGGCCGTGTGTTCGCTGCTGGCTGCCAGGTCGGGGTTAGCCAATAGGGGACCCATCACCGGCCACATGCTCTGGTTGTCGGCGGCGGCAGGCAGCCCCTTGCCCCAGTTGGTGCTGTTGCCAGTCCAATCCACGGCGTTGAACCAGTCGCCGGAATTGTAGCTGTTGCGGTCCAACGATTTGGAGCGCAGCAGATCATCGCCGGCCTGGAAGAAAGGCACACCCTGGCTGAGCATGACGATGCTGCTGCCCAGGTTGTGCATCCGCACGCGGGCGTCCATGTCGGCCGTCAGCGGCGCTTTGTACTGGATGGCGTCGAACAGCGTCTCGTTGTCGTGCTTGGAGACGTAGACGATGTTTTCCTGGGGGTCCTGGGTGTAACCGGCCGGGCTGCCGTTGTAGCTGACATCCGCGCCGGTGGTCAGGACGCCGGCCGCGCCGGTGAATTGGTAGTCGGCCAGGTTGCCGGCCAGCCCGACGCGAATCAGGTCGGCGAAGTTGAGCAGGCTGTCTAGTTGGGCCGATGCCGCGCCCTGATCGGTTTCGTTGGGGTCGTAGTAGAGGCCGTTGATGAAGCCCTGCTCTTGCTGCCCGCCAAAGGGCGAACCACCGCGCGCGGCGTCGCGCAGCCGGTCGTTGAAGACGCCGATGCCGGTTCCGGCGGCGTTAAATTGGGTGGCGTTGACGCCGCGGGCGTTGTTGGCCACTTCGCCGAAGTTCCAGCCTTCGCCGTAGAGGTAGATGGCCCGGCCGTCTACGCCATCATTCGCCAACGTCAGCGCGTCCAGGGCGGCGCGTACCGCCAGCATATCGTCCAGCATATGGTGGCCCATCAGGTCGAAGCGGAAAGCGTCTACTTTGTATTCTTTGGCCCAGGTGATGACCGAATCCACCATCAGTTTGCGCATCATGGCGTGTTCGGTGGCGGTGTTTTGGCAGCAGGTAGAGGTTTCGACACGGCCGCTGCCGCTGAGGCGGTGGTAATAGCCGGGCACAATCCTGTCCAGTACCGATTTGTCGTTTTGGCCGCTGGCGTTGGTATGATTATAGACCACATCCATCACCACCCGCAGCCCCATTTGGTTCAGCGCCTGCACCATCTGGCGGTACTCGACAATGCGCGTCACGCCGGTGGGGTCGGTGCTGTAGCTGCCTTCAGGCACGGTGTAGTGCAATGGATCGTAACCCCAATTGAACCCATCTAAATCGCGCACTTCGCCGATAATGGCCTGCTGCTGCTCGGAGTCCGGCGGGAAGGCGGCCAATTCGGTCGGGTCTGGCTCTACGCGGGCGGCGGCGTCTTCGTTGATGGTGGCGATGTCGAAGCTGGGCAGCAGGTGGAGGTGGCTCAGGCCAGCGTCGGCCAACGCCGCCAAGTGGCGCGTGCCGTCGCTGTCTACGGTGAAGGCCATGTAGGTTCCGCGCAGCATTTCCGGCACGCTTTCATCGTAGATGCTGAAGTCGCGGATGTGCAGTTCGTAGATGGTGATGTCTTCGGGGGCGGCGAGCGGCGGTTTGGCGACGGCCGTCCACCCATCCGGCAGCAAATCGGCGTCATCCAGGTTGACAATCTGGCTGAGTGTGCTGTTGAGCGACAAATTGAAGGAGTAGGGGTCGGTAACCAGGTTGGTTTCCACCGCGCCGGTGGTGGGAGCGAAGATCTGCACTTCGTAAAGGTAATAGCGGCGGTCCCAATCGGCCGCGCCGACCACGCTCCAGACGCCGGTGTTAGAATCTATGCGCATGGGGAAAAATTCGGGTGCGTCGGCCGGGTTGTCGTCGGGGAACAGCGCCAGGCGCACGCGCTGCGCCGTGGGCGCCCAGACGCGCAGCACCGGGGCGCCCTCTTCGTAGCTGACGCCCAATGGACCATTGTAGGCGAACAGGTCGTCCAGTACGCCGGGAATCTGTAGGCCGGTGGCGTCCAACAGGCCGCCGGCGGCGTCGCTCATGGCAACGGCCATTTGCCCTTTCAACGCCAACCGCGCATTAAAAAAGTCGGCGCGGTCAATTTTGAAGGCGGCGTAATCGGCCAGGTGGGGGAATTTTTCCTTCACGCCATCGGGTAAACCGGCCGGATCAGGCGTCAGGCGCAGCCAATCGCCGCCACTGATGTCGCTAAAGCTGAGGCTGAGTTTGCCGTCCAGGCTGTAGTACAGGCGGTAGGTGCTGCTGTCGTCGGCGGTTATGTCCCAGGCGATGGTATCGGTCGTGACCCAATGCGCTTTGGCTTCGCGGATGTTGCCCACCGGGCCACCGCCACCGACGCGAATGTTGATCAGGTTACTGGCCGAATCCCAGGCGAATGTGACCAGGTCGCCATCGGCGGCGACGGTGAAGGGGATGTTGGCTCCATCCAGCGCGCCGCCTTCGCCATAGCTGTCATCCGGGTTCTGGCCGACAGCGACGCGGGCTTCATACTCACCGGCGGGGATGGCGTCGGTCTGGAATAGGAAAAGGCCGTCGCCGTCGGGGTCTTGCAGCCAGGAGCGCAGGCAGTCGGCCTGCCAGTCGGCGGCGCAGCCCAGTTCATCTTGAAAGCTGCCGGGTACGTTGGCGATGACGCTGTTGACGCTGTCGGCGACCCAGCCGGTTTGGGTGGAGAAGAGGAAAGTGACGGCCGTTTCTTGCGCCAGCGACAAGGGGACGTTAGGGCCGCCGGGCTGGGCGGCCAGCCCAAAGTTCACGTCCCAACTGCCGTTGAGGGCGGCTTTGTATTCGTAATCGCCGGCGGGGATGGTGAAGGTATTGGACCAAAGCTGGTCGGTTTCGTTATAAATCAGGGCGGTGGCTTCGCATTCTGGCTGCCAATCGCCGGGGCAGCCCAGGACGCTCTGAATTGTGCCGGGGATGACGACCAGGTTGGGCTGGGCGACAGCCGGGGCGGGCATTCCGGCGGACGGAGCGGAAGTGGCCGCCAAGGATGGATCGCCGGTCGTGATTTCTAGGGAATCAGCCGCCGGGTCGTAATTAAAGATGACAGCTTCCGCTTCGCTGACAGTGAAGGGGGTGGGATCACCCTCGCGGAGCTTCACGCCGAGGTCAAAGGCGAGATTTACCTCATAATTGCCGGGT
This genomic stretch from Candidatus Leptovillus gracilis harbors:
- the pulA gene encoding pullulanase-type alpha-1,6-glucosidase — translated: MPAPAVAQPNLVVIPGTIQSVLGCPGDWQPECEATALIYNETDQLWSNTFTIPAGDYEYKAALNGSWDVNFGLAAQPGGPNVPLSLAQETAVTFLFSTQTGWVADSVNSVIANVPGSFQDELGCAADWQADCLRSWLQDPDGDGLFLFQTDAIPAGEYEARVAVGQNPDDSYGEGGALDGANIPFTVAADGDLVTFAWDSASNLINIRVGGGGPVGNIREAKAHWVTTDTIAWDITADDSSTYRLYYSLDGKLSLSFSDISGGDWLRLTPDPAGLPDGVKEKFPHLADYAAFKIDRADFFNARLALKGQMAVAMSDAAGGLLDATGLQIPGVLDDLFAYNGPLGVSYEEGAPVLRVWAPTAQRVRLALFPDDNPADAPEFFPMRIDSNTGVWSVVGAADWDRRYYLYEVQIFAPTTGAVETNLVTDPYSFNLSLNSTLSQIVNLDDADLLPDGWTAVAKPPLAAPEDITIYELHIRDFSIYDESVPEMLRGTYMAFTVDSDGTRHLAALADAGLSHLHLLPSFDIATINEDAAARVEPDPTELAAFPPDSEQQQAIIGEVRDLDGFNWGYDPLHYTVPEGSYSTDPTGVTRIVEYRQMVQALNQMGLRVVMDVVYNHTNASGQNDKSVLDRIVPGYYHRLSGSGRVETSTCCQNTATEHAMMRKLMVDSVITWAKEYKVDAFRFDLMGHHMLDDMLAVRAALDALTLANDGVDGRAIYLYGEGWNFGEVANNARGVNATQFNAAGTGIGVFNDRLRDAARGGSPFGGQQEQGFINGLYYDPNETDQGAASAQLDSLLNFADLIRVGLAGNLADYQFTGAAGVLTTGADVSYNGSPAGYTQDPQENIVYVSKHDNETLFDAIQYKAPLTADMDARVRMHNLGSSIVMLSQGVPFFQAGDDLLRSKSLDRNSYNSGDWFNAVDWTGNSTNWGKGLPAAADNQSMWPVMGPLLANPDLAASSEHTAVSAAHFREFLQIRASSPLFRLQTAAEVQARLRFHNTGPEQIPGVIVMSLSDLEGENLDSNYALVVTLFNANDDPLNFSAADWVNLPLELHPVLLNSADALVAESSFDAATGTVSVPGRTTAVFVLPDSAVQAELPAATIEAETAVTEEFQPAATPEPPTTAEAETATVTADDGANNALVAGGLVAAGIAAVGGGLYLWRRKQTNE